CCGGCTGACCGGCCACGCCCAGCCCGAGGTGTTCCACACCAACGAGGGCCACGCGGGCTTCCTCGGCCTGGAACGCATCGCCGAACTCGCCGAGGGACAGGACGGGGACGACGGCAACGGCGGGCTGGACTTCGAGGCCGCTCTCGAATCCGTCCGCGCCGGTACCGTCTTCACCACCCACACCCCCGTCCCCGCCGGTATCGACCGCTTCGACCGCGAACTGGTCGCCCACCACTTCGGCCCGGACGCCGAACTCCCCCGTATCGACGTCGAGCGCATCCTCGGCCTCGGCATGGAGACCTATCCGGGCGGTGAGCCGAACCTCTTCAACATGGCCGTGATGGGGCTCAGGCTCGGCCAGCGGGCCAACGGGGTGTCGCTGCTCCACGGTCACGTCAGCCGCGAGATGTTCTCCGGGCTGTGGCCGGGTTTCGACCCGGACGAGGTCCCGATCACCTCGGTCACCAACGGCGTGCACGCACCGACCTGGGTGGCACCGGAGGTCTTCCGTCTCGGCGCCCGCCAGATCGGCGCGCAGCGCACCGAGGACGCGATGACGGTCGGCGGCTCGGACCGCTGGGACGCGGTGGCGGACATCGCCGACCAGGAGATCTGGGACCTGCGCCGGGTACTGCGCGAGCAACTGGTCCTCGAGGTACGGGAACGCCTGCACGCCTCCTGGCGCCAGCGCGGCGCCGGAACGGCCGAACTCGGCTGGATCGACGGGGTGCTGGACCCGGACGTCCTCACGATCGGCTTCGCCCGCCGCGTCCCTTCCTACAAACGTCTGACCCTGATGCTGCGCGACCGCGACCGCCTGATGGACCTCCTCCTGCACGCCGAACGCCCGATCCAGATCGTGGTCGCGGGCAAGGCTCACCCCGCGGACGACGGCGGCAAGCGACTCGTGCAGGAACTGGTCCGGTTCGCGGACGACCCGCGCGTACGCCACCGGATCGTCTTCCTCCCGGACTACGGGATGGCGATGGCGCAGAAGCTGTACCCGGGCTGCGACATCTGGCTGAACAACCCGCTCCGCCCGCTGGAGGCCTGCGGCACGTCCGGGATGAAGGCGGCACTCAACGGCTGTCTGAACCTCTCCGTCCTGGACGGCTGGTGGGACGAGTGGTTCCAGCCGGACTTCGGCTGGGCGATCCCGACGGCGGACGGCACGGCGACGGACGACGACCGCCGCGACGACCTGGAGGCGGCGGCCCTCTACGAGCTGCTGGAACAGCGCGTGGCGCCCCGTTTCTACGAGCGGGGTCAGCACGGTCTGCCCGACCGGTGGATCGAGATGGTCCGCCAGACGCTGACCCATCTCGGCCCGAAGGTCCTGGCGGGCCGGATGGTGCGCGAGTACGTGGAGCGCCTCTACGCCCCCGCGGCCCGCGCCCACCGCGCCCTGGCCCCGGAGGCGGCCCGCGAACTGGCCGCCTGGAAGTCCCGCGTCCGGGCGGCCTGGCCCCGGGTCACGGTGGACCATCTGGAGGCCTCCGCCGCCACCACGACCGCCGAACTGGGCACCACCCTCTCCCTGCGCGTGCGGGTGGCGCTGGCCGACCTCGCCCCGGACGACGTCGAGGTCCAGGCGGTCTCGGGCCGCGTCGACTCGCAGGACCGCATCGCGGACGCGAGCTGCGTCCCGCTGAAACCGGCGGGCGGCCCGGACCTGGAAGGGCGCTGGGTGTACGAGGGGCCGCTCTCCCTGGACCGCACCGGCCCGTTCGGCTACACGGTCCGTATTCTCCCCACGCACCGACTGCTCGCGTCCGGCGCCGAGCTGGGCCTGGTCACGATGCCTTCGGAGGAGGTGGGGGAGGAGGCCGGGGTCCTGATGCGCTGAGCGGGCCGAAAGCGGAAGGCGGACTGCGGGCCTACGGTTCGAACCCCGCGCACAGCCGACGCAGTACGGTCCCGCAGCGCCGTGCGTAGGCGTGCTGGAGCCCCCGGGTCGCCGGTCCTCCCGCGCGGGTGTACCACTTGGCCGCACGGCTGAAGGCGGTCACGGTCAGCCAGACCGTGCCGTCGCCCGTGCGGTCGACCACGAAGGCCTCCTCGCCGTGCTCGGGGTGGCCGGGCAGGGTGCCGTAGGCCCAGCCGGCCCGGCGGTACTCCTCGACCGTCCAGACCACACGGCAGGGGGCTCTGAGGGGGCCGAGTCCGACGGTGACGTCGACTCCGGGGGCTGCCTTGTCGGCGGTGGCGGTGATGCCCACGCCCATGGCGCGGTGCATCTCCCAGGTCATCAGCGCTTCGGAGGCCGCGCGGAAGACGGCCTCGCCCTCGCCGACGCGGGTGCGCAGGTGCAGGGGGTGGAACCCCGGCGGGCAGCGGCCGTCGCGCGTCGCGCCCACGTCCTCGTAGGTGAAGGGGTTGTCCGGGGAGACCATGGGGGACAGCGTAGGGCGGTACCCGGAGGTGCCTTCCCTCCGGGTACCGCCCAAGGTGCCTGAGGGGGTCCCGAGGACCCCGTGGGCACTAGCTCACGTTGACCGCTGTCCAGGCCGCGGCCACCGCCTTGTACTCGGCGCTGGTCGAGCCGTACAGGGCGGACGCCGCGGAGAGCGTCCCCGTGCGGGCCGACTTGTAGTTGGTCGTCGACGTGAAGTACGTCGTCAGCGCCTTGTACCAGATCTGCAGGGCCTTGTCCCGGCCGATGCCGGTGACGGCCGTGCCGTTGTACGTGGGCGAGTTGTAGCTGACGCCGTTGATGGTCTTGGCGCCGCTGCCCTCGCTCAGCAGGTAGAAGAAGTGGTTGGCGACACCGGACGAGTAGTGCACGTCCAGGTTGCCGACGCTGGAGGACCAGTAGTCGGCGGAGCCGCCGTCCTTGCTGGGTTTGTCCATGTAGCGCAGCGGGGTGCCGTCGCCGTTGATGTTGATCTTCTCGCCGATGAGGTAGTCACCCACGTCGGAGGAGTTGTTGGCGTAGAACTCGACGCCGGTGCCGAAGATGTCGGAGGTCGCCTCGTTCAGACCGCCGGACTCGCCGGAGTAGTTGAGACCGGCCGTGTTGGCGGTGACGCCGTGGCTCATCTCGTGCCCGGCCACGTCCAGCGAGGTCAGCGGGTGGGTGTTCCCGGAGCCGTCGCCGTACGTCATGCAGAAGCAGCTGTCGTCCCAGAACGCGTTGACGTACGCGTTGCCGTAGTGGACGCGGGAGTACGCGCCGACCCCGTTGTTCTTGATGCCGCTGCGGCCGAAGGTGTTCTTGTAGAAGTCCCACGTCTCCTGCGCGCCGTACGCGGCGTCGGCGGCCGCGGTCTGGTCGGTGGTGGAGCTGGAGGCCGCGCCGGTGCCCCAGGTGTCGTCCGCGTCGGTGAACAGGGTGCCCGTGGAGGAGGAGGTGCTGTGCGACTTGTTGTACGTCTTGTGGCCGCCGCGGGTCCCGTCGGTCAGCTGGTACGTCGAGCCCGACAGGGTGGTGTTGAGGCTGACCGTGCCCGAGTAGAGGGTCTTGCCGGTGCCGGTCTCGATGCCCTGGTACTCGTAGAGCTTCTTGCCGGTGGCCGCGTCGGTGATGACGTGCAGCTCGTTCGGGGTGCCGTCGTCCTGGAGACCGCCGACGACCGTCTCGTAGGCGAGGGTGGGCTTGCCGGTGGCGGCCCAGATCACCTTGCGGGGGGCGCGGTCGGCCGTGGTCTTCTCCGAACCGGCGGCCTTCGCGGCGGTGAGAGCCTGCTTCTCGGCCTTCGCGGTGGTGACCTGCGGCTTCAGCGAGGCGACCTTGATGGCCGTCTTCACGGCCTTGGTGACGCCCTCGGTCTTGCCGGCCTTGGACTCGTGGACGACCAGGTCGCCGCCGAGGACCGGAAGGCCGTTGTACGTGCGCTCGTAGCGGGTGTGCACGGTGCCGTCCGCGTCCTTGAGGACGTCTCTGACGACGAGCTTCTCCTTGGCGCCGAGGCCTATCTGCTGGGCGGTCTCGGGCGCGGCCGCGTCGGCCTGCTGGATCAGGCTCGTGCGTGCGGCGGCGGAGAGCTGGACCGTGGCGCCGGGGAGCTTCGCCTTGGCGGCGGCCGACTCGGTCTGGGCGGAGGCACCGGTGGTCAGACCGGTGGTGAGCAGGGCTCCGGCAGCGACAGCGGTGGCGATGGCCAGAGTGGTGCGCTTGTGACGCGCGTAGAGGGGGGTCACGCAATCTCCTCTTGTGGGGGCGACCGGACGGCGTGGGGTGGCCGTACGGAAGGTGCGAAGTTGCGGTGCGGGTGAGCCGTGCGGTGGAAGAGTGACATCCAGGGCGCGTACATGTCAGGAGGGCGATGAAATCTTGGCCGAAAAGCGTCCGTTGGATGAAGATCGCTGTTCGTTAAGCGGATCTCGATCTTGGTCAAGCGGCAACAAAAGCAGGGTCATGGCGCGGCAAAGAGGGCGCCGCCCCGGGAGTCGAACCCCGGGGCGACGCCCTGTCGGTGCCGTGTGTTCAGGTGCGGTCTACGGGAACGTCAGCTTCCAGCTGTTGATGTAGCCGGTGTCCTGCGCGGCCTTGTCCTGGACCCGCAACTTCCAGGTGCCGTTGGCGACTTCGGAGGACGCGTTGACGGTGTAGGTCTCCTGGACGTTGTCCGCCGAGTCGGAGGAGCTGAAGGCCTTCAGGGGGTACACCGTGCCGTCCGGGGCCAGCAGATCCACGACCAGGTCGCCGCGCCAGGTGTGCACGATGTCCACGTCGACCAGAAGGTTCGACGGGGCGTTGCCGGTACGGCCGGTGACCGCGATCGACGACGTCACGGCCGGCCCGTTGTCCGGAATCGATACGTCGCTGGTGTTCTCGAACGACGTACCGGTGCCGCCGCCGCCCGGACGCGAGCCGACCTTCACGGCCGCCCAGGCGTTCTGCACCGCCGTGTACTCGGCGCTCGTCGTGCCGTACAGCTCGCCCGTCGCCGCGAGCGTGCCGGTGCGGGCCGCCGCGTAGTTGGTGGTCGAGGTGAACTTGGTGGTGAGCGCCCGGTACCAGATCTGCAGGGCCTTGTCGCGGCCGATGCCGGTGACCGGAAGGCCGTCGGCGGTCGGCGAGTTGTAGCTGACGCCGTTGATGACCTTGGCGCCGCTGCCCTCGCTCAG
This portion of the Streptomyces mirabilis genome encodes:
- the glgP gene encoding alpha-glucan family phosphorylase, producing MKAIRRFTVRPVLPDALHPLSDLARNLRWSWHAETRDLFQSVDPERWTASDGDPVRMLGSVPPHRLAELAEDRRFLRRLAAVADDLRDYVTGDRWYQTQTQIPDLPAAIAYFSPEFGITAALPQYSGGLGILAGDHLKAASDLGVPLIGVGLLYRHGYFRQSLSRDGWQQEHYPVLDPNELPLVPLRESDGTPAQVTLALPGARALRARIWLAQVGRVPLLMLDSDVEENDLGERGVTDRLYGGGSEHRLLQEMLLGIGGVRAVRTYCRLTGHAQPEVFHTNEGHAGFLGLERIAELAEGQDGDDGNGGLDFEAALESVRAGTVFTTHTPVPAGIDRFDRELVAHHFGPDAELPRIDVERILGLGMETYPGGEPNLFNMAVMGLRLGQRANGVSLLHGHVSREMFSGLWPGFDPDEVPITSVTNGVHAPTWVAPEVFRLGARQIGAQRTEDAMTVGGSDRWDAVADIADQEIWDLRRVLREQLVLEVRERLHASWRQRGAGTAELGWIDGVLDPDVLTIGFARRVPSYKRLTLMLRDRDRLMDLLLHAERPIQIVVAGKAHPADDGGKRLVQELVRFADDPRVRHRIVFLPDYGMAMAQKLYPGCDIWLNNPLRPLEACGTSGMKAALNGCLNLSVLDGWWDEWFQPDFGWAIPTADGTATDDDRRDDLEAAALYELLEQRVAPRFYERGQHGLPDRWIEMVRQTLTHLGPKVLAGRMVREYVERLYAPAARAHRALAPEAARELAAWKSRVRAAWPRVTVDHLEASAATTTAELGTTLSLRVRVALADLAPDDVEVQAVSGRVDSQDRIADASCVPLKPAGGPDLEGRWVYEGPLSLDRTGPFGYTVRILPTHRLLASGAELGLVTMPSEEVGEEAGVLMR
- a CDS encoding M4 family metallopeptidase is translated as MTPLYARHKRTTLAIATAVAAGALLTTGLTTGASAQTESAAAKAKLPGATVQLSAAARTSLIQQADAAAPETAQQIGLGAKEKLVVRDVLKDADGTVHTRYERTYNGLPVLGGDLVVHESKAGKTEGVTKAVKTAIKVASLKPQVTTAKAEKQALTAAKAAGSEKTTADRAPRKVIWAATGKPTLAYETVVGGLQDDGTPNELHVITDAATGKKLYEYQGIETGTGKTLYSGTVSLNTTLSGSTYQLTDGTRGGHKTYNKSHSTSSSTGTLFTDADDTWGTGAASSSTTDQTAAADAAYGAQETWDFYKNTFGRSGIKNNGVGAYSRVHYGNAYVNAFWDDSCFCMTYGDGSGNTHPLTSLDVAGHEMSHGVTANTAGLNYSGESGGLNEATSDIFGTGVEFYANNSSDVGDYLIGEKININGDGTPLRYMDKPSKDGGSADYWSSSVGNLDVHYSSGVANHFFYLLSEGSGAKTINGVSYNSPTYNGTAVTGIGRDKALQIWYKALTTYFTSTTNYKSARTGTLSAASALYGSTSAEYKAVAAAWTAVNVS
- a CDS encoding DUF1990 domain-containing protein; protein product: MVSPDNPFTYEDVGATRDGRCPPGFHPLHLRTRVGEGEAVFRAASEALMTWEMHRAMGVGITATADKAAPGVDVTVGLGPLRAPCRVVWTVEEYRRAGWAYGTLPGHPEHGEEAFVVDRTGDGTVWLTVTAFSRAAKWYTRAGGPATRGLQHAYARRCGTVLRRLCAGFEP